GACTAACCATAAGGTAGGCACTACAGACAATTTCCCACCAGCGTTCAATATCTTCATAGCGAGTAAAACGATAATCAGCCCAACCTAATTCATTCTTACTTTGTTTTAAACCATATTCTACCCATGTTCTTAACCCATAAAAATTCCCAACCTCTCTAGGTGTGATGTCGGGATATTTGCTCATCACATACCAGGTAGAGTTTCCGGGTAATGCTTCAGTATCTGTGGTAATTTGCCAATATCTATGTTCGCCACGTTTGCCGTGAATTATTTCTCTAATAAATCGATTTTCACTACTTAAGTCAGAGAATACTCTTTTAAATTTCTGCCACTTTAAATATTGAGTATACTGACCTTTAAGCAAGTCTACAGAATGGTTTGAGCGTATTGCTACTAAATAATTTAAATCTAGTTCATCTAATACAGATACAAAATTTGTGCCGCTTTCGCCATATAAGCTATCAGCCAGTACCAAGTTGAATTTAAAACCCATCGACTGTAACTTTCGTATTAGCATTGCCCCGATTTGAGGCTTGGTCAGATATTTATCTCCTGGCTTTAATTTCTCCCGTGGTTTGTACACTTCAAACAGTAGTGGGAATGTCATTCCACAAAATACACCATAGGCTGTAACTGCCACAACTCCGTTCTCTACTTTCCCCAAATTACCTATGTACTGACGTTTCACATAATCTGTGGTCGTACCTTTCTTTTTATCTCCGGTTTCATCAATAATTAAAATGATTGGTCTACCTTTGAGTATTTGTAGAATTAGCTCTAATCTTAAAGCTCTTAACTGTTCTACTTCCCAATATGGGGTAGTTAAGAAATGGTGTAGCCCTTGATAGTTCTCTAATCCAACAATTTTTGCTATTTCTGGTAGACTCTTTCGTTTTATATCAGAAATACATCCTATATGCAGATACTTAAACGCTTCAAAATTTCTGACATCTGAAAACAGCTTTTTATACCAAAGACAATATTCATCCACAAATTTAACAGTTTGTTTAGGTGGACGAGGCTCTACCATGCTCTGTGTCTTCGTTCTAGGCTTTTTACATTCTTATACTACCGCGATAGTGACACAACAGGGTTATAATGTTGAGTTCCGCATTGTGCAGCCAAGTGGTAAAGTTCGTTTCCTCAAAGGCTACGGTATTCTCAAGCGTAACCAAGATGGTGAACCTGTACGGGTGATTGGCGTAAACTTTGACATTGCTGCTCACAAACAAGCCGAACAAGAACTGATTCGCAACCGGGATTTACGCGAAGCTATTTTTAACGAATCGGCCGATGCGATTTTTTTAGTTGATTCGTCAACGTTAATTACCCTAGATTGCAATCGTCGGGCAGTGGAATTATTTGAGTCGAAAGACAAAACTCAATTAATCAATATTAGTGGGCAAGCACTCCAGCGTCATCCATTCACTGCCAAGGAAACAGATGAGATAGTTGCAGAAATGCAATCTCAAGGTGTCTGGAGCCGAGAAATTGAATATGTGACCTTGCAAGGTAAGATTTTTTGGGGAAACATTGCGGCCAAACCAATTACAGTAGCCGGACGGACTATGAATATAGTCCGGATAACTGATATTAGCGATCGCAAACAGGCACAAGAAGCTCTGGCGAAATATGCCCATGCTGTTGAAGATTTATATAATAATGCTCCTTGTGGCTACCATTCCCTCGATAACGAAGGTCGATTAATTAAAGTCAACGAGACGGAATTGCAATGGTTAGGCTATGAGCGTGAAGAAATGATTGGTCAACCCTTGGTGAATTTTTTCACCCCAGCCAGCCGCTTGGCCTTCACCCATAACTATCCTGTCTTCAAACAGCGAGGCTGGGCAAAAGATTTAGAGTATGAAATGATTTGTAAAGACGGCAAAGTCTTACCAGTGTTGATTAATGCGACTGCCGTCAAAGATGCCAATGGCAGGTATTTATATAACCGCGCTACCTTATTTGATATTAGCGATCGCAAACAAGCTGAAGAAGAACTACAGCAAACAAATAAGCAGCTGGTGAACACTAACATTGAACTAGCCCGCGCCACTCGCCTCAAAGATGAATTCTTAGCCAATATGAGTCATGAACTGCGAACGCCGCTGAATGCCATTTTGGGTATGTCAGAAGGTTTGCAAGAAAGTGTATTTGGCTCTCTCAATGAACGTCAAGTCAAAGCGATCGCCACTATTGAACGCAGTGGTAGACATCTACTAGAACTAATTAATGACATCCTAGATTTGTCTAAAATCGAGTCTGGCAAACTGGAACTGCAATTAAGTGATGTTTCCGTTAGGAGTCTTTGTGATGCCAGTCTCACCTTTGTCAAACAAATGGCGTTAAAAAAGAGTATTCGTCTCAATACTCACATTGATAGCAATATTGCCATCATTCAAGTAGACGAGCGCCGTCTACGTCAGGTACTAATCAACCTACTGAGCAATGCTGTCAAATTTACTCCAGAAGGAGGTTCTGTCACCATAGAAGTTCGACGAGAAGAAATAGAGGAAGTAATTTCTCCCCCAAATACGGCCAACCTTTGCTTCCATGTTACTGATACGGGCATCGGGATTGCTCCTGAAGACATCGGCAAATTGTTTCAGCCCTTTGTCCAGCTTGACAGTAGCTTAAACCGCCATTACAGTGGCACGGGTTTAGGTTTAGCATTGGTGCAGCGGATTGTCAAGCTGCATGGAGGAACGGTCTCAGTTAGTAGTGAACTTGGGAAGGGGAGTTGTTTCACTGTCCGTGTCCCCTACCTTACCTGTGAGTATGTAATAACAACGCCAATCACTACTTTATTACCGAGAAATGTTTTACCTGCTGAAAATGCTCAAGTTTTGATTATTGAAGATTCTGTAGCAGCAGCAGACCAGATTACTCGCTACTTCCACGAAATGGGAATGCAGCCCATCACTTATTCTCAAGGCGGAGGAGCCGTAGAAGAAGTGCTGCGCGTTCAACCTGCATTAGTAATTTTGGATCTACAACTCCCCAATTTGTCTGGTTGGGATGTGCTTCATCAACTCAAAACTAATCCCCAAAGTCAAAATATTCCCGTGATTATTTTCTCTGTGGTAGATGAGCGTACCAAAGGACTGGCTCAGGGAGCATTTGAATATTTAGTTAAACCAATTACCCGCGCTCAA
This window of the Nostoc sp. HK-01 genome carries:
- a CDS encoding transposase, translating into MVEPRPPKQTVKFVDEYCLWYKKLFSDVRNFEAFKYLHIGCISDIKRKSLPEIAKIVGLENYQGLHHFLTTPYWEVEQLRALRLELILQILKGRPIILIIDETGDKKKGTTTDYVKRQYIGNLGKVENGVVAVTAYGVFCGMTFPLLFEVYKPREKLKPGDKYLTKPQIGAMLIRKLQSMGFKFNLVLADSLYGESGTNFVSVLDELDLNYLVAIRSNHSVDLLKGQYTQYLKWQKFKRVFSDLSSENRFIREIIHGKRGEHRYWQITTDTEALPGNSTWYVMSKYPDITPREVGNFYGLRTWVEYGLKQSKNELGWADYRFTRYEDIERWWEIVCSAYLMVSLHSESLRPSPPSPQSAFASHPWWDHGKGWKNILNNLRLIIQPFVLFNLIYPWLTVFSIPQLYEGFSQLQAIVYRLTSPIFIFLTHPEFYFSSA
- a CDS encoding two-component hybrid sensor and regulator; its protein translation is MTQQGYNVEFRIVQPSGKVRFLKGYGILKRNQDGEPVRVIGVNFDIAAHKQAEQELIRNRDLREAIFNESADAIFLVDSSTLITLDCNRRAVELFESKDKTQLINISGQALQRHPFTAKETDEIVAEMQSQGVWSREIEYVTLQGKIFWGNIAAKPITVAGRTMNIVRITDISDRKQAQEALAKYAHAVEDLYNNAPCGYHSLDNEGRLIKVNETELQWLGYEREEMIGQPLVNFFTPASRLAFTHNYPVFKQRGWAKDLEYEMICKDGKVLPVLINATAVKDANGRYLYNRATLFDISDRKQAEEELQQTNKQLVNTNIELARATRLKDEFLANMSHELRTPLNAILGMSEGLQESVFGSLNERQVKAIATIERSGRHLLELINDILDLSKIESGKLELQLSDVSVRSLCDASLTFVKQMALKKSIRLNTHIDSNIAIIQVDERRLRQVLINLLSNAVKFTPEGGSVTIEVRREEIEEVISPPNTANLCFHVTDTGIGIAPEDIGKLFQPFVQLDSSLNRHYSGTGLGLALVQRIVKLHGGTVSVSSELGKGSCFTVRVPYLTCEYVITTPITTLLPRNVLPAENAQVLIIEDSVAAADQITRYFHEMGMQPITYSQGGGAVEEVLRVQPALVILDLQLPNLSGWDVLHQLKTNPQSQNIPVIIFSVVDERTKGLAQGAFEYLVKPITRAQLQETIGKLQNLAYCQEQNQTLASEAALANPMILLVEDNQANIDTISGYLESRGYHLIFANNGQQAIDIVKVQHPDLIIMDIQMPGMDGLEAMRRIRDDRQFENIPMIALTALAMPGDRETSLAAGANEYLTKPVKLKQLVATIQKLLGR